The Glycine soja cultivar W05 chromosome 6, ASM419377v2, whole genome shotgun sequence genome has a window encoding:
- the LOC114415057 gene encoding protein KAKU4-like isoform X2 produces the protein MASVPGSRSAGKIVRTRRSAAARSRTPYDRPAPPPPPEPPSPNWISRFVISPSRFIASGAGKIFSSVLDLDNSPSDSSSATSSHSSSANDSDAEEVGTFDDENDNPSEGDVALSKGLQPCVGNSKSKHMIEQLLMKESFSREECDRLIKIIRSRVVDPANDDDGDKRPTDIPNKIFGSDSPELHSAAIMEAKKWLREKKSGLDTNSDIGYGSPSLNLVALPQDPKDEGSPVDVAKLYMRTRPPWASPSIDHTKPQTPSGIQLFKEETPYLFGNNSTPPSKLKRDSAATGSWSIQDEIRRVRSRATEDLLRSLPSSKIDWSAFAMENKNNVNSSAIENIGASLGERVHNSTNLVDASANLARGLGSQVSPDLDSKLDEFQPESVLSNPVNINFEQNQGSVAVQQTRGTQDGGEITTSGLRDGSSDDMHRDGGLVKVNGISDTNGPGHQLDSVEETREAINSRLQDSNHLVIKEKVRAEDALANGFPSSEPSFNPGQVIEQSTKTLDNKPNTTDSSQERTAQGLEQEECQTLRESAEVPDVIGDDSVAGGVVSGSQNSSSVYEVQPGVESGLSTTPTSIAKQKGRRIATRYNRRGKGVK, from the exons ATGGCTTCCGTTCCCGGATCTCGATCCGCCGGCAAAATTGTCCGCACGCGCCGGAGCGCAGCCGCAAGGAGTCGCACCCCCTACGACCGCCCcgcgccgccgccgccgccggagCCTCCGAGCCCTAATTGGATCTCTCGTTTCGTTATCTCTCCCTCGCGTTTCATTGCTTCTGGCGCCGGAAAAATCTTCTCCTCTGTTTTGGATCTCGATAATTCTCCTTCTGATTCTTCCTCTGCTACGTCTTCTCATTCCTCTTCCGCTAACGATTCCGATGCTG AGGAAGTTGGTACTTTCGATGATGAAAATGATAACCCTTCTGAAGGTGATGTGGCATTGAGCAAG GGGCTCCAGCCATGTGTTGGGAATAGCAAAAGCAAGCATATGATTGAGCAACTACTTATGAAGGAGTCATTCTCAAG GGAAGAATGTGATAGgctgataaaaataataagatcaAGAGTGGTAGATCCTGCAAATGATGATGATGGGGATAAGAGGCCAACGGATATACCCAACAAGATTTTTGGAAGTG ATTCACCTGAGCTCCATAGTGCTGCCATTATGGAGGCAAAGAAATGGCTGCGGGAAAAGAAGTCAGGTTTAGATACAAATTCAGATATAGGTTATGGAAGTCCTAGTTTGAATTTGGTTGCATTACCACAA GACCCCAAAGATGAAGGATCACCAGTGGATGTGGCTAAGTTGTATATGCGCACACGCCCTCCATGGGCATCACCTTCCATAGACCATACTAAACCTCAAACACCATCTGGAATTCAGCTATTTAAAGAAGAAACACCATATCTATTTGGCAACAATTCTACACCACCCTCCAAG TTGAAAAGGGATTCTGCTGCTACTGGTTCATGGAGTATTCAGGATGAAATACGAAGAGTAAGATCCAGGGCAACAGAGGATTTGCTTAGATCACTTCCATCCTCAAAAATTGATTGGTCTGCATTTGCCAtggagaataaaaataatgtaaactcTTCAGCTATTGAAAATATTGGAGCTAGTTTGGGAGAGAGAGTACACAATTCAACAAATTTAGTGGATGCATCTGCGAACTTGGCCAGAGGATTAGGTTCTCAGGTCTCTCCAG ATTTGGATAGTAAACTAGATGAGTTCCAACCTGAATCTGTGCTGTCTAATCCagttaacattaattttgaaCAGAATCAG GGCTCTGTTGCTGTTCAGCAGACCAGAG GTACACAAGATGGCGGCGAAATAACTACTTCAGGACTAAGAGATGGGTCCTCGGATGATATGCACAG GGATGGCGGTCTGGTTAAAGTCAATGGCATCAGTGACACAAATGGGCCTGGTCATCAGCTAGATTCTGTTGAAGAAACTAGAGAAG CAATAAATTCTAGATTACAAGATAGTAACCACTTAGTAATCAAAGAGAAGGTTAGAGCAGAAGATGCATTAGCAAATGGTTTTCCCTCTTCAGAGCCAAG TTTCAATCCAGGGCAGGTTATTGAACAGAGCACAAAAACATTGGACAACAAACCTAATACTACTGATTCAAGTCAGGAAAGGACAGCTCAGGGTCTTGAGCAAGAGGAGTGTCAGACGTTGCGTGAATCAGCGGAGGTGCCTGATGTGATTGGGGACGACTCCGTTGCTGGCGGTGTTGTCTCTGGTTCACAGAACAGTTCCAGTGTGTATGAGGTTCAGCCGGGTGTAGAATCAGGCTTGTCAACCACACCAACTAGCATTGCTAAGCAAAAGGGAAGAAGAATTGCAACCAGATACAACAGAAGGGGCAAGGGTGTCAAATGA
- the LOC114415057 gene encoding protein KAKU4-like isoform X1, with product MASVPGSRSAGKIVRTRRSAAARSRTPYDRPAPPPPPEPPSPNWISRFVISPSRFIASGAGKIFSSVLDLDNSPSDSSSATSSHSSSANDSDAEEVGTFDDENDNPSEGDVALSKGLQPCVGNSKSKHMIEQLLMKESFSREECDRLIKIIRSRVVDPANDDDGDKRPTDIPNKIFGSDTDSPELHSAAIMEAKKWLREKKSGLDTNSDIGYGSPSLNLVALPQDPKDEGSPVDVAKLYMRTRPPWASPSIDHTKPQTPSGIQLFKEETPYLFGNNSTPPSKLKRDSAATGSWSIQDEIRRVRSRATEDLLRSLPSSKIDWSAFAMENKNNVNSSAIENIGASLGERVHNSTNLVDASANLARGLGSQVSPDLDSKLDEFQPESVLSNPVNINFEQNQGSVAVQQTRGTQDGGEITTSGLRDGSSDDMHRDGGLVKVNGISDTNGPGHQLDSVEETREAINSRLQDSNHLVIKEKVRAEDALANGFPSSEPSFNPGQVIEQSTKTLDNKPNTTDSSQERTAQGLEQEECQTLRESAEVPDVIGDDSVAGGVVSGSQNSSSVYEVQPGVESGLSTTPTSIAKQKGRRIATRYNRRGKGVK from the exons ATGGCTTCCGTTCCCGGATCTCGATCCGCCGGCAAAATTGTCCGCACGCGCCGGAGCGCAGCCGCAAGGAGTCGCACCCCCTACGACCGCCCcgcgccgccgccgccgccggagCCTCCGAGCCCTAATTGGATCTCTCGTTTCGTTATCTCTCCCTCGCGTTTCATTGCTTCTGGCGCCGGAAAAATCTTCTCCTCTGTTTTGGATCTCGATAATTCTCCTTCTGATTCTTCCTCTGCTACGTCTTCTCATTCCTCTTCCGCTAACGATTCCGATGCTG AGGAAGTTGGTACTTTCGATGATGAAAATGATAACCCTTCTGAAGGTGATGTGGCATTGAGCAAG GGGCTCCAGCCATGTGTTGGGAATAGCAAAAGCAAGCATATGATTGAGCAACTACTTATGAAGGAGTCATTCTCAAG GGAAGAATGTGATAGgctgataaaaataataagatcaAGAGTGGTAGATCCTGCAAATGATGATGATGGGGATAAGAGGCCAACGGATATACCCAACAAGATTTTTGGAAGTG ATACAGATTCACCTGAGCTCCATAGTGCTGCCATTATGGAGGCAAAGAAATGGCTGCGGGAAAAGAAGTCAGGTTTAGATACAAATTCAGATATAGGTTATGGAAGTCCTAGTTTGAATTTGGTTGCATTACCACAA GACCCCAAAGATGAAGGATCACCAGTGGATGTGGCTAAGTTGTATATGCGCACACGCCCTCCATGGGCATCACCTTCCATAGACCATACTAAACCTCAAACACCATCTGGAATTCAGCTATTTAAAGAAGAAACACCATATCTATTTGGCAACAATTCTACACCACCCTCCAAG TTGAAAAGGGATTCTGCTGCTACTGGTTCATGGAGTATTCAGGATGAAATACGAAGAGTAAGATCCAGGGCAACAGAGGATTTGCTTAGATCACTTCCATCCTCAAAAATTGATTGGTCTGCATTTGCCAtggagaataaaaataatgtaaactcTTCAGCTATTGAAAATATTGGAGCTAGTTTGGGAGAGAGAGTACACAATTCAACAAATTTAGTGGATGCATCTGCGAACTTGGCCAGAGGATTAGGTTCTCAGGTCTCTCCAG ATTTGGATAGTAAACTAGATGAGTTCCAACCTGAATCTGTGCTGTCTAATCCagttaacattaattttgaaCAGAATCAG GGCTCTGTTGCTGTTCAGCAGACCAGAG GTACACAAGATGGCGGCGAAATAACTACTTCAGGACTAAGAGATGGGTCCTCGGATGATATGCACAG GGATGGCGGTCTGGTTAAAGTCAATGGCATCAGTGACACAAATGGGCCTGGTCATCAGCTAGATTCTGTTGAAGAAACTAGAGAAG CAATAAATTCTAGATTACAAGATAGTAACCACTTAGTAATCAAAGAGAAGGTTAGAGCAGAAGATGCATTAGCAAATGGTTTTCCCTCTTCAGAGCCAAG TTTCAATCCAGGGCAGGTTATTGAACAGAGCACAAAAACATTGGACAACAAACCTAATACTACTGATTCAAGTCAGGAAAGGACAGCTCAGGGTCTTGAGCAAGAGGAGTGTCAGACGTTGCGTGAATCAGCGGAGGTGCCTGATGTGATTGGGGACGACTCCGTTGCTGGCGGTGTTGTCTCTGGTTCACAGAACAGTTCCAGTGTGTATGAGGTTCAGCCGGGTGTAGAATCAGGCTTGTCAACCACACCAACTAGCATTGCTAAGCAAAAGGGAAGAAGAATTGCAACCAGATACAACAGAAGGGGCAAGGGTGTCAAATGA
- the LOC114415057 gene encoding protein KAKU4-like isoform X3, protein MASVPGSRSAGKIVRTRRSAAARSRTPYDRPAPPPPPEPPSPNWISRFVISPSRFIASGAGKIFSSVLDLDNSPSDSSSATSSHSSSANDSDAEEVGTFDDENDNPSEGDVALSKPCVGNSKSKHMIEQLLMKESFSREECDRLIKIIRSRVVDPANDDDGDKRPTDIPNKIFGSDTDSPELHSAAIMEAKKWLREKKSGLDTNSDIGYGSPSLNLVALPQDPKDEGSPVDVAKLYMRTRPPWASPSIDHTKPQTPSGIQLFKEETPYLFGNNSTPPSKLKRDSAATGSWSIQDEIRRVRSRATEDLLRSLPSSKIDWSAFAMENKNNVNSSAIENIGASLGERVHNSTNLVDASANLARGLGSQVSPDLDSKLDEFQPESVLSNPVNINFEQNQGSVAVQQTRGTQDGGEITTSGLRDGSSDDMHRDGGLVKVNGISDTNGPGHQLDSVEETREAINSRLQDSNHLVIKEKVRAEDALANGFPSSEPSFNPGQVIEQSTKTLDNKPNTTDSSQERTAQGLEQEECQTLRESAEVPDVIGDDSVAGGVVSGSQNSSSVYEVQPGVESGLSTTPTSIAKQKGRRIATRYNRRGKGVK, encoded by the exons ATGGCTTCCGTTCCCGGATCTCGATCCGCCGGCAAAATTGTCCGCACGCGCCGGAGCGCAGCCGCAAGGAGTCGCACCCCCTACGACCGCCCcgcgccgccgccgccgccggagCCTCCGAGCCCTAATTGGATCTCTCGTTTCGTTATCTCTCCCTCGCGTTTCATTGCTTCTGGCGCCGGAAAAATCTTCTCCTCTGTTTTGGATCTCGATAATTCTCCTTCTGATTCTTCCTCTGCTACGTCTTCTCATTCCTCTTCCGCTAACGATTCCGATGCTG AGGAAGTTGGTACTTTCGATGATGAAAATGATAACCCTTCTGAAGGTGATGTGGCATTGAGCAAG CCATGTGTTGGGAATAGCAAAAGCAAGCATATGATTGAGCAACTACTTATGAAGGAGTCATTCTCAAG GGAAGAATGTGATAGgctgataaaaataataagatcaAGAGTGGTAGATCCTGCAAATGATGATGATGGGGATAAGAGGCCAACGGATATACCCAACAAGATTTTTGGAAGTG ATACAGATTCACCTGAGCTCCATAGTGCTGCCATTATGGAGGCAAAGAAATGGCTGCGGGAAAAGAAGTCAGGTTTAGATACAAATTCAGATATAGGTTATGGAAGTCCTAGTTTGAATTTGGTTGCATTACCACAA GACCCCAAAGATGAAGGATCACCAGTGGATGTGGCTAAGTTGTATATGCGCACACGCCCTCCATGGGCATCACCTTCCATAGACCATACTAAACCTCAAACACCATCTGGAATTCAGCTATTTAAAGAAGAAACACCATATCTATTTGGCAACAATTCTACACCACCCTCCAAG TTGAAAAGGGATTCTGCTGCTACTGGTTCATGGAGTATTCAGGATGAAATACGAAGAGTAAGATCCAGGGCAACAGAGGATTTGCTTAGATCACTTCCATCCTCAAAAATTGATTGGTCTGCATTTGCCAtggagaataaaaataatgtaaactcTTCAGCTATTGAAAATATTGGAGCTAGTTTGGGAGAGAGAGTACACAATTCAACAAATTTAGTGGATGCATCTGCGAACTTGGCCAGAGGATTAGGTTCTCAGGTCTCTCCAG ATTTGGATAGTAAACTAGATGAGTTCCAACCTGAATCTGTGCTGTCTAATCCagttaacattaattttgaaCAGAATCAG GGCTCTGTTGCTGTTCAGCAGACCAGAG GTACACAAGATGGCGGCGAAATAACTACTTCAGGACTAAGAGATGGGTCCTCGGATGATATGCACAG GGATGGCGGTCTGGTTAAAGTCAATGGCATCAGTGACACAAATGGGCCTGGTCATCAGCTAGATTCTGTTGAAGAAACTAGAGAAG CAATAAATTCTAGATTACAAGATAGTAACCACTTAGTAATCAAAGAGAAGGTTAGAGCAGAAGATGCATTAGCAAATGGTTTTCCCTCTTCAGAGCCAAG TTTCAATCCAGGGCAGGTTATTGAACAGAGCACAAAAACATTGGACAACAAACCTAATACTACTGATTCAAGTCAGGAAAGGACAGCTCAGGGTCTTGAGCAAGAGGAGTGTCAGACGTTGCGTGAATCAGCGGAGGTGCCTGATGTGATTGGGGACGACTCCGTTGCTGGCGGTGTTGTCTCTGGTTCACAGAACAGTTCCAGTGTGTATGAGGTTCAGCCGGGTGTAGAATCAGGCTTGTCAACCACACCAACTAGCATTGCTAAGCAAAAGGGAAGAAGAATTGCAACCAGATACAACAGAAGGGGCAAGGGTGTCAAATGA